The following proteins are co-located in the Theropithecus gelada isolate Dixy chromosome 19, Tgel_1.0, whole genome shotgun sequence genome:
- the LOC112612400 gene encoding LOW QUALITY PROTEIN: cytochrome P450 4F12-like (The sequence of the model RefSeq protein was modified relative to this genomic sequence to represent the inferred CDS: substituted 2 bases at 2 genomic stop codons) — protein sequence MSLLSLPWLGLGQVAASPWLLLLLAGGSWLLTRVLAWTYAFYDNYRRLQCFPQPLKRNWLWGHLGVIAPTEEGLKNLTQLSATHSQGFTIWMGPIIPFIVLCHPDTIRSITNASAATAPKDDLFTRFLKPWLGEGIILSNGDKWSRHRRMLTPAFHFNILKPYIKIFNESVNIMLDKWQHLASEGSSRLNMSEHISLMTLDSLQRCIFSFDSHCQERPSEYIATILELSALIEKRSLDILQHMDFVYYLTQDGRRFRRACRLVHDFTDAVIQERRRTLPTQGIDDFLKDKAKSKTLDFIDVLLLSKGGFSTIXIXDEDGKALSDEDVRAEANTFMFAGHDTTASGLSWVLYNLARHPEYQERCRQEVKELLKDREPKEIEWDDLFQLPFLTMCLKESLRLHPPAPFISRRCTQDTVLPDGRVIPKGIICMINIIGVHHNPTVWPDPEVYDPFRFDPENSKKRSPLAFIPFSAGPRNCIGQAFAMAEMKTVLALMLLHFRFLPDHTVPRRKPELILRAEGGLWLRVEPLNTGLQ from the exons ATGTCGCTGCTGAGTCTGCCCTGGTTGGGCTTGGGGCAGGTGGCAGCATCCCCTTGGCTGCTCCTCTTGCTGGCTGGGGGCTCCTGGCTCCTCACCCGTGTCCTGGCCTGGACCTACGCCTTCTATGACAACTACCGCCGGCTCCAGTGTTTCCCGCAACCCCTGAAAAGAAACTGGCTTTGGGGTCATCTGGGCGTG ATCGCTCCTACAGAGGAGGGCTTGAAGAACTTGACCCAGCTGTCGGCCACCCATTCCCAGGGGTTTACAATATGGATGGGTCCCATCATCCCCTTCATCGTTTTATGCCACCCTGACACCATCCGGTCTATCACCAATGCCTCAG CTGCCACTGCACCCAAGGATGACCTCTTCACCAGGTTCCTGAAGCCCTGGCTGG GAGAAGGGATAATTCTGAGTAATGGTGACAAGTGGAGCCGCCACCGTCGGATGCTGACGCCTGCCTTCCATTTCAACATCCTGAAGCCCTATATAAAGATCTTCAACGAAAGTGTGAACATCATGCTC GACAAGTGGCAGCACTTGGCCTCAGAAGGCAGCAGTCGTCTGAACATGTCTGAGCACATCAGCCTGATGACCTTGGACAGTCTGCAGAGATGCATCTTCAGCTTTGACAGCCACTGTCAGGA GAGGCCCAGTGAATATATTGCCACCATCTTGGAGCTCAGTGCCCTTATAGAAAAAAGAAGCCTGGATATCCTCCAGCACATGGACTTTGTGTATTACCTCACCCAAGACGGGCGGCGCTTCCGCAGAGCCTGCCGCCTGGTGCACGACTTCACAGACGCCGTCATCCAGGAGCGGCGCCGCACCCTCCCCACTCAGGGTATTGATGATTTCCTCAAGGACAAAGCCAAGTCCAAGACTCTGGATTTCATTGATGTGCTTCTGCTGAGCAAGGGGGGTTTCTCTACGATCTGAATTTAA GATGAAGATGGGAAGGCGTTGTCAGATGAGGATGTAAGAGCAGAGGCTAACACCTTCATGTTTGCAG GCCATGACACTACGGCCAGCGGTCTCTCCTGGGTCCTGTACAACCTCGCGAGGCACCCAGAATACCAGGAGCGCTGCCGACAGGAGGTGAAAGAGCTTCTGAAGGACCGCGAACCTAAAGAGATTGAATG GGACGACCTGTTCCAGCTGCCCTTCCTGACCATGTGCCTGAAGGAGAGCCTGCGGTTACATCCCCCAGCTCCCTTCATCTCCCGACGCTGCACACAGGACACTGTTCTCCCAGATGGCCGAGTCATCCCAAAAG GCATTATCTGCATGATCAATATTATAGGGGTCCATCACAACCCAACCGTGTGGCCAGATCCTGAG GTCTATGACCCCTTCCGCTTCGACCCAGAGAACAGCAAGAAGAGGTCACCTCTGGCTTTTATTCCCTTCTCCGCAGGGCCCAG GAACTGCATCGGACAGGCGTTCGCCATGGCGGAGATGAAGACTGTCCTGGCGCTGATGCTGCTGCACTTCCGGTTCCTGCCGGACCACACTGTGCCCCGCCGGAAGCCGGAGCTGATCCTGCGCGCCGAGGGCGGGCTTTGGCTGCGGGTGGAGCCCCTGAACACAGGCTTGCAGTGA